In Dryobates pubescens isolate bDryPub1 chromosome 12, bDryPub1.pri, whole genome shotgun sequence, one genomic interval encodes:
- the CXADR gene encoding coxsackievirus and adenovirus receptor, whose product MEPPLFLLGASFVLLCSAGVSRSLVITSGEKSFETAQGEKVTLPCTFETSEEDRGPLDIEWVLIPADSQKKEQIIIMYDVDRIYDNYYPPLDGRMQFTKSDPRAGDGSLDILNLKAADTGTYQCRVKKAPGVQSQKMQLTVLVKPARTKCSIEGSQEIGKDVTLKCTSQEGSPLLSYDWSRVSGTRDLPTTSTQNKNTGELLLKNASKEYSGTYHCVASNRVGTDECSVELNVTPPINTAGIIAGAIIGTLLGLSVLAFLVFCCCKKHREKKYEKEVHHDIREDVPPPKSRCSTARSYIGSNRSSLGSMSPSNMEGYTKTPYSQVPSEDFERSPGQNPAFAPSKVAAPNLSRMGAVPVMIPAQSKDGSIV is encoded by the exons GTGTATCAAGAAGCCTAGTTATAACTTCAGGTGAAAAATCATTTGAAACAGCACAAGGAGAGAAAGTTACGTTGCCATGTACTTTTGAAACCTCAGAAGAAGACCGAGGTCCTCTAGATATTGAGTGGGTATTGATACCAGCAGATAGTCAAAAGAAGGAACAAATA ATAATTATGTATGATGTAGACAGGATTTATGATAATTATTATCCTCCTCTGGATGGGCGGATGCAATTTACTAAGTCTGATCCGCGAGCTGGGGATGGCTCGTTGGATATCCTGAATTTAAAGGCAGCAGACACTGGCACATACCAGTGCAGAGTGAAGAAGGCACCTGGAGTTCAAAGCCAAAAAATGCAGTTGACTGTACTTG TGAAGCCAGCAAGAACTAAATGTTCCATTGAAGGCTCACAGGAGATTGGAAAAGACGTGACCTTGAAATGCACATCACAAGAAGGATCCCCGCTTTTGTCTTACGACTGGAGCAGAGTGTCTGGCACACGGGACCTTCCCACCACTTCCACCCAGA ATAAAAATACAGGTGAACTTCTCTTGAAAAATGCCTCTAAAGAGTATTCTGGCACATACCACTGTGTTGCCTCAAACAGAGTTGGCACGGATGAATGTTCTGTTGAGCTGAATGTCACCCCTC CTATAAATACAGCTGGTATAATTGCTGGAGCTATTATAGGAACTCTACTGGGTCTTTCTGTACTGGCTTTTCTTGTCTTCTGTTGCTGTAAAaaacacagagagaagaaataCGAGAAGGAAGTACATCATGATATCAG agAAGATGTTCCACCTCCAAAAAGTCGCTGTTCAACAGCCCGCAGCTACATAGGCAGCAACCGCTCTTCTCTGGGTTCAATGTCTCCCTCAAATATGGAAGGATATACCAAAACTCCATACAGCCAAGTTCCAAGCGAAGACTTTGAACGTTCTCCTGGTCAAAACCCAGCCTTTGCACCTTCAAAGGTAGCTGCACCTAATTTAAGTAGAATGGGAGCTGTTCCTGTGATGATTCCAGCACAAAGCAAAGATGGGTCCATAGTATAA